In one window of Aceticella autotrophica DNA:
- a CDS encoding polysaccharide deacetylase family protein, with product MKRNLKLFSLLFLIILVIILKVGKTSKDFSVMNAEKKYNTHTDLNNTTDNLPAENTITADNEAKEIPVLMYHHLLKSSDIKQKNDAIVSVEEFEEQMKLLHDNNYKTVSLKELQLFLKGDLRLPKKSVVITFDDGYLSNYTYAYPILKKYGFKAAVFVITSRIEKESHKFTPDKLQYLSMEDIESSKDVITYGGHTNNLHDVVNGKTLLIRSSADVAEKDLKTCKDILNTDYFAYPYGQYTEETINILNKLGYTMAFTTQQGDVKKGDNPYTLKRYFVGPDTTIERFKTIINFKK from the coding sequence ATGAAAAGAAATCTTAAGCTTTTTTCACTCCTTTTCTTAATAATATTAGTTATTATTTTAAAAGTCGGTAAAACTTCAAAAGATTTTAGCGTAATGAATGCAGAAAAAAAATACAATACACATACCGATTTAAATAATACAACAGATAATCTTCCTGCTGAAAATACAATAACTGCTGATAATGAAGCAAAAGAAATACCTGTATTGATGTATCATCATCTGCTTAAAAGTTCTGACATTAAACAAAAAAATGATGCAATAGTTAGCGTTGAAGAGTTTGAAGAACAGATGAAGCTGCTGCATGATAATAATTATAAAACCGTATCTTTAAAAGAACTGCAGTTATTTTTAAAAGGTGATTTAAGATTACCTAAAAAGAGTGTTGTTATAACGTTTGACGATGGGTATTTAAGCAATTACACATATGCTTATCCGATTTTAAAAAAATATGGATTTAAAGCGGCTGTATTTGTTATTACCAGCAGAATTGAGAAAGAGTCTCATAAATTTACACCAGACAAACTCCAATATCTAAGTATGGAAGATATAGAAAGCTCCAAAGATGTTATTACGTATGGAGGTCATACCAATAATTTGCATGATGTTGTAAATGGTAAAACCCTTTTAATAAGAAGCAGTGCTGATGTTGCAGAAAAAGATTTAAAAACATGCAAGGATATATTAAATACTGATTATTTTGCATATCCTTATGGGCAATATACGGAAGAAACAATTAATATCTTAAATAAATTAGGCTATACAATGGCTTTTACTACACAGCAAGGGGATGTGAAAAAGGGGGACAATCCTTATACGTTAAAGAGATATTTTGTTGGACCTGATACAACGATTGAAAGATTTAAAACCATAATAAATTTCAAAAAGTAG
- the nifV gene encoding homocitrate synthase, with product MKFIRENDKLYIVDTTLRDGEQTAGVVFANSEKIRIAKMLDEIGVNQLEVGIPAMGGDEKETIAKIAKLGLNASIMAWNRAVIKDIKESLECGVDAVAISISTSDIHIEHKLKTSRQWVLDHMTEAVAFAKKEGVYISVNAEDASRTDINFLIEFAKSAKQAGADRLRFCDTVGILDPFETYEKIKAVKEATDIDIEMHTHNDFGMATANALAGIKAGANFVGVTVNGLGERAGNAALEEVVMALKYVYKRDLGIDTKKFRELSEYVSTASGRQLPSWKAIVGTNVFAHESGIHVDGALKNPQTYEIYNPDEVGLERQIVIGKHSGTAALVNKFKEYGRALPESEAQELLPYVRSLSIQLKRCLFDKELIYLYEEHILNKKVI from the coding sequence GTGAAATTCATTAGAGAGAACGATAAGCTTTATATTGTTGATACTACATTAAGAGATGGTGAACAGACTGCAGGCGTAGTATTCGCAAACAGTGAAAAAATAAGGATTGCGAAGATGCTTGATGAGATAGGCGTTAACCAATTAGAGGTCGGCATACCGGCTATGGGCGGTGATGAGAAAGAAACAATTGCAAAAATTGCAAAATTAGGATTAAATGCTAGCATAATGGCATGGAACAGAGCTGTTATAAAAGATATTAAAGAATCGTTAGAGTGTGGTGTTGATGCTGTTGCAATTTCAATCTCCACATCAGATATCCATATAGAACATAAGCTAAAAACATCGAGACAATGGGTGCTTGATCATATGACAGAAGCAGTTGCTTTTGCAAAAAAGGAAGGTGTATATATTTCTGTAAATGCAGAAGATGCATCAAGAACAGATATAAACTTTCTTATAGAATTTGCAAAAAGTGCAAAACAGGCAGGGGCGGATAGGCTGAGGTTCTGTGATACGGTTGGTATTTTAGATCCGTTTGAAACATATGAAAAAATCAAAGCTGTAAAAGAAGCAACAGATATTGATATTGAAATGCATACCCATAATGATTTTGGAATGGCTACTGCAAATGCATTAGCAGGTATAAAAGCAGGAGCAAATTTTGTTGGAGTTACGGTTAACGGTCTTGGAGAAAGAGCTGGTAATGCTGCTCTTGAAGAAGTTGTAATGGCATTAAAGTATGTTTATAAACGAGACCTTGGAATAGATACGAAAAAATTCAGAGAATTATCCGAATATGTTTCAACTGCATCTGGAAGACAGCTTCCTTCATGGAAAGCAATTGTAGGAACAAATGTATTTGCACATGAATCTGGTATTCATGTCGATGGCGCACTTAAAAATCCACAGACATACGAGATATACAATCCTGATGAGGTTGGTCTTGAACGTCAGATAGTAATTGGGAAACATTCAGGTACGGCGGCACTTGTAAATAAATTCAAGGAATATGGAAGAGCACTTCCTGAGTCTGAGGCGCAGGAGTTGTTACCATATGTTAGAAGTTTATCAATCCAATTAAAGAGATGTCTTTTTGATAAGGAATTAATATATCTATATGAGGAGCACATTTTAAATAAAAAAGTGATTTAA
- a CDS encoding NADP-dependent isocitrate dehydrogenase, with product MKGKIKMNIPLVEMDGDEMTRIIWKMIKEILINPYIELKTEYYDLSLKNRDATDDQVTIDAANAIKKYGVGVKCATITPNAQRMEEYKLKKMWKSPNGTIRAILDGTVFRTPILVDNIKPLIKTWEKPITIARHAYGDIYKDIEYRVEASAKSELVTTYKNGEIVKQTIYEFDRPGIILGMYNLDSSIESFARSCFNYALDTKQNLWFATKDTVSKTYDRRFKDIFQKIFENEYKDKFKNSGIDYFYTLIDDAVARIVRSNGGMVWACKNYDGDVMSDMVATAFGSLAMMTSVLVSPDGNYEFEAAHGTVTRHYYKYLKGEETSTNPMATIFAWTGALKKRGELDDIHTLIEYANALERASIKTVEEGTLTKDLAALSDIPNKNVVNTEKFLLKIKENLNSILKNK from the coding sequence ATGAAGGGAAAAATAAAAATGAACATCCCTCTTGTAGAGATGGATGGGGATGAAATGACAAGAATTATATGGAAAATGATAAAAGAAATATTGATTAATCCCTATATAGAACTTAAAACAGAATATTATGATTTATCCCTTAAAAACAGAGATGCAACAGACGACCAGGTTACAATAGATGCGGCAAATGCCATTAAAAAATACGGTGTAGGCGTGAAATGTGCTACAATAACTCCAAATGCACAAAGAATGGAAGAATATAAGCTTAAAAAAATGTGGAAAAGCCCTAATGGTACAATAAGAGCCATACTTGATGGAACTGTTTTTAGAACCCCTATTCTTGTTGACAACATAAAACCATTAATCAAAACATGGGAAAAACCCATCACAATAGCAAGACATGCATATGGGGATATATATAAGGATATAGAATATCGTGTTGAAGCTTCTGCAAAATCAGAACTTGTAACAACATATAAAAATGGCGAAATAGTAAAACAAACAATATATGAATTTGATAGACCCGGTATAATACTGGGGATGTACAATCTTGACAGCTCAATTGAAAGCTTTGCAAGGTCTTGTTTTAATTATGCCCTTGATACAAAACAAAATCTGTGGTTTGCAACAAAGGATACAGTATCTAAAACATATGACCGTAGATTCAAGGACATATTTCAAAAAATATTTGAAAATGAATATAAGGACAAATTTAAAAATAGTGGTATTGATTATTTTTACACATTAATAGATGATGCTGTTGCAAGAATTGTCAGGTCAAATGGAGGTATGGTATGGGCATGCAAAAACTATGATGGCGATGTAATGTCAGATATGGTAGCAACAGCCTTTGGAAGTCTTGCCATGATGACATCAGTCTTGGTATCACCTGATGGTAATTATGAGTTTGAAGCTGCGCATGGTACGGTTACAAGACATTATTATAAATATTTAAAAGGTGAAGAAACCTCTACAAATCCTATGGCAACTATATTTGCATGGACCGGTGCATTAAAAAAGAGGGGAGAATTAGATGATATACATACACTTATCGAGTATGCAAATGCTCTTGAAAGAGCCTCAATAAAAACCGTTGAAGAAGGTACCTTAACAAAAGACCTTGCAGCATTATCTGACATACCGAATAAAAATGTTGTAAATACTGAAAAATTTTTACTGAAAATTAAAGAAAACCTTAATTCTATATTAAAAAATAAATAG
- a CDS encoding pyrimidine-nucleoside phosphorylase has product MRMYDLIMKKRDGGILSKEEINFIISSYTKDYLPDYQMSALLMAIYFNGMSPGETADLTMAMAYSGEIMDLSNIKGIKVDKHSTGGVADTTTLVLAPLVAACGVPVAKMSGRGLGHTGGTIDKLESIPGMRVELSKEEFINNINKYGIAVMGQSGNIAPADKKIYALRDVTATVDSIPLIASSIMSKKIAAGADGIVLDVKVGRGAFMKDLDSAKKLSNLMVDIGNLVGKKTIAHITNMDQPLGLAIGNSLEVAEAIEVLKGHGSKDLLEVCMTLGIDMLKVAGIVKNDDKAKEMLNNALKSGIALKKFKEFIKAQGGDERVVDDITLLPQAKFVEEWTADKEVYIKDLPAFELGLIAMKLGAGRERKEDVIDLSVGIMLGGKTGDVIKKGYPIATVYANNKGRLDWAIENLKRCIVLSDEFVERPSLIYT; this is encoded by the coding sequence ATGCGTATGTACGACCTTATCATGAAAAAACGGGATGGCGGAATACTAAGTAAAGAAGAAATTAATTTTATAATATCTTCATATACAAAAGATTATCTGCCGGATTATCAGATGAGTGCTCTTTTAATGGCGATATACTTTAATGGCATGAGTCCGGGAGAGACTGCAGATTTGACAATGGCAATGGCATATTCCGGTGAAATAATGGATTTATCAAATATAAAAGGAATAAAAGTTGATAAGCATTCCACAGGTGGTGTTGCTGATACAACAACCCTTGTATTAGCCCCGCTTGTTGCAGCATGTGGCGTACCTGTTGCAAAAATGTCCGGAAGAGGGCTTGGACATACCGGCGGTACAATAGATAAGCTTGAATCAATACCAGGTATGAGGGTTGAACTATCTAAAGAAGAATTTATTAATAATATAAATAAATATGGCATTGCAGTGATGGGTCAATCCGGCAATATTGCACCGGCAGATAAAAAGATATATGCATTAAGAGATGTTACGGCAACAGTTGATTCTATTCCTCTTATAGCAAGTTCCATCATGAGCAAAAAAATTGCTGCAGGAGCCGATGGTATAGTGCTGGATGTAAAGGTTGGGCGTGGAGCATTTATGAAAGACCTTGATAGTGCTAAAAAACTATCAAATCTAATGGTTGATATAGGAAATTTGGTAGGAAAAAAAACCATTGCACATATTACCAATATGGATCAGCCTCTGGGGCTTGCAATAGGTAATTCTCTTGAAGTTGCTGAAGCGATAGAGGTATTAAAAGGACACGGCTCAAAAGATTTGTTGGAGGTTTGCATGACTCTTGGCATAGATATGCTTAAAGTAGCCGGCATTGTTAAAAATGATGATAAGGCAAAAGAAATGTTGAATAATGCTTTGAAAAGCGGGATAGCCTTGAAAAAATTCAAAGAATTCATAAAAGCACAGGGAGGTGATGAAAGGGTAGTTGATGATATTACACTTTTGCCACAGGCAAAATTTGTAGAGGAATGGACTGCCGATAAAGAAGTTTATATAAAGGATTTACCGGCTTTTGAATTAGGGCTTATAGCAATGAAGCTTGGAGCAGGACGTGAAAGGAAAGAAGATGTTATAGACCTTTCTGTTGGAATTATGCTCGGCGGTAAAACAGGGGATGTTATTAAGAAGGGTTATCCGATAGCAACGGTATATGCAAATAACAAGGGTAGGCTTGATTGGGCAATTGAGAATTTAAAAAGGTGTATAGTACTTTCAGATGAATTTGTTGAAAGGCCTTCGTTAATATATACATAA
- a CDS encoding cyclodeaminase/cyclohydrolase family protein: MFSDKTIKEYLKEVASPSPFPGCGSASAVAAGLGIALSSMVYNLTIGKKFYEEYDGDLKDKIENGLKISSRLFGEYIKLIDEDVAAYEDVFKIMTEKGNENQKELKQEELEKAYIKAVDVPLKLARLCDEGLVPILLIAQYGNQNAVADAAVGAVLLYAAMQSAVIIVKTNISNITDKKMVEDVLKECDDLLKKYEPIKDEIINISLKGM; the protein is encoded by the coding sequence GTGTTTTCCGATAAAACAATAAAAGAATACCTCAAGGAGGTAGCATCACCTTCTCCGTTTCCAGGATGCGGCAGTGCTTCGGCTGTAGCAGCTGGACTTGGAATTGCATTATCATCTATGGTTTACAATCTGACAATAGGGAAAAAATTTTATGAAGAATATGACGGCGATTTGAAAGACAAAATTGAAAACGGTCTTAAAATTAGCAGCAGATTATTTGGAGAATACATAAAGCTGATAGATGAAGATGTTGCTGCATATGAGGATGTATTCAAGATTATGACGGAAAAAGGAAATGAGAATCAAAAGGAGTTAAAACAAGAGGAATTGGAGAAAGCTTATATCAAAGCCGTAGATGTCCCACTAAAACTTGCAAGGCTTTGCGATGAGGGTTTAGTTCCTATATTACTTATAGCCCAGTATGGAAATCAAAATGCTGTTGCAGATGCTGCTGTTGGTGCAGTTTTGCTTTATGCTGCTATGCAGAGTGCTGTTATAATTGTAAAGACGAATATATCAAATATTACAGATAAAAAAATGGTTGAAGATGTTTTGAAAGAATGTGATGACTTATTAAAAAAATATGAGCCTATTAAAGATGAGATAATCAATATTTCCTTAAAAGGCATGTAA
- a CDS encoding aconitate hydratase, with protein sequence MNIAEKILSSHIVEGDMVKGHEIAIKIDQTLTQDSTGTMAYLQLEALGIDRVKTELSVAYVDHNMLQEGFENADDHKFIQTIAAKYGIYFSRPGNGICHQVHLERFGKPGKTLLGSDSHTPTGGGLGMLAIGAGGLDVALAMAGEPYRIIMPEIVNVRLTGKLRSWVSAKDIILELLRRLTVKGGVGKIFEYSGEGVTTLSVPERATIANMGAELGATTSIFPSDIRTYEFLKAQKREEDFEALTADNDAQYDDIIEINLDELEPMVALPHSPDNVKKVKDVGKIKVDQVAIGSCTNSSYADLMKVASILKGGLVAENVSLVISPGSRQVLNMLAENGALADLIAAGARILENACGPCIGMGQAPATNAVSLRTFNRNFYGRCGTKTASVYLVSPEVAAASALSGYLIDPREIGDAPVIAVPDRFKVNDNMIIKPPSVDKKEEITVVRGPNIKPFPLNKPLSDIQKRVLIKVGDDITTDHIMPSNAKLLPLRSNIPELSKHCFETIDADFSKRAMEWEGGIIVGGNNYGQGSSREHAALAPLQLSVKAVITKSFARIHKANLINSGILPLTFVSSDDYDNIDQGDLLTIENAVEQVKKGGTITIKNETKNTTFEVNLDVSDRNREILLAGGLINFVKNK encoded by the coding sequence ATGAATATTGCTGAAAAAATATTATCATCACATATTGTTGAAGGCGATATGGTAAAAGGTCATGAAATTGCGATAAAAATCGATCAAACACTTACTCAAGATTCAACAGGCACAATGGCGTATTTGCAATTAGAAGCGCTTGGTATTGACAGGGTTAAGACTGAGCTTTCTGTGGCTTATGTGGATCACAATATGTTACAGGAAGGTTTTGAAAATGCTGATGACCATAAGTTTATACAAACAATTGCAGCAAAATATGGTATTTATTTCTCAAGACCGGGTAATGGTATCTGTCATCAGGTCCACCTTGAAAGGTTTGGAAAACCAGGCAAAACCCTACTTGGTTCAGACAGTCATACACCTACAGGTGGTGGTCTTGGAATGCTTGCAATAGGTGCAGGAGGTCTTGATGTTGCACTTGCTATGGCAGGAGAACCATACCGGATAATTATGCCAGAAATTGTCAATGTAAGGCTTACGGGTAAACTAAGGTCATGGGTATCTGCCAAAGATATAATACTTGAATTACTGAGAAGGCTGACAGTAAAAGGTGGAGTTGGCAAAATATTCGAATATTCAGGTGAAGGAGTCACAACATTATCAGTTCCTGAAAGAGCTACAATTGCAAATATGGGGGCAGAATTGGGTGCCACAACATCAATATTCCCATCTGATATAAGAACATATGAGTTTTTGAAAGCACAGAAAAGGGAAGAGGATTTTGAGGCATTGACTGCAGATAACGATGCCCAATATGATGATATCATTGAAATAAATCTTGATGAACTTGAACCGATGGTAGCACTTCCACACAGTCCGGATAATGTAAAAAAGGTAAAAGATGTTGGGAAAATCAAAGTTGATCAGGTTGCAATAGGTTCCTGTACAAATTCTTCTTATGCAGATTTGATGAAGGTTGCTTCAATATTAAAAGGCGGGCTTGTTGCAGAAAACGTAAGTTTAGTTATTTCACCGGGTTCAAGACAAGTACTTAATATGCTTGCAGAGAACGGGGCATTAGCAGATTTGATAGCCGCAGGTGCAAGAATTCTTGAAAATGCATGCGGACCCTGTATAGGTATGGGGCAAGCACCGGCGACAAATGCGGTTTCACTGAGGACCTTCAATAGGAATTTCTATGGAAGATGCGGCACAAAAACTGCATCTGTATATCTTGTAAGTCCGGAAGTTGCTGCAGCTTCTGCATTATCCGGTTACTTAATAGATCCCAGAGAAATTGGCGATGCACCGGTTATAGCAGTACCTGATAGATTTAAAGTGAATGACAATATGATTATAAAGCCGCCGTCCGTTGATAAAAAAGAGGAGATAACAGTTGTAAGAGGTCCTAATATAAAGCCATTTCCTCTTAATAAGCCATTATCAGATATACAAAAAAGAGTGCTTATCAAGGTTGGTGATGATATTACAACAGATCATATAATGCCATCAAATGCCAAATTGCTTCCTTTAAGGTCAAATATTCCAGAGCTCTCGAAACATTGCTTTGAAACAATAGATGCGGATTTTTCAAAAAGAGCAATGGAATGGGAAGGCGGGATAATAGTAGGCGGCAATAACTATGGACAGGGTTCAAGTCGTGAACATGCAGCGTTAGCACCATTACAGTTATCTGTCAAAGCTGTTATAACAAAATCCTTTGCCAGAATACACAAGGCAAACCTTATAAATAGCGGGATACTGCCTTTAACCTTTGTATCCTCAGATGATTATGACAATATAGATCAGGGGGATTTACTCACGATAGAAAATGCAGTGGAACAGGTTAAAAAGGGTGGTACAATTACGATAAAAAATGAAACAAAAAATACAACATTTGAGGTTAATTTAGATGTTTCAGATAGAAATAGAGAAATTCTTTTAGCAGGAGGATTAATTAATTTTGTTAAAAATAAATAA
- the panD gene encoding aspartate 1-decarboxylase: protein MQRIMIKSKIHRATVTDANINYEGSITIDKQLMELSNIIPGEKVQIVNINNGARLETYVIEGKENSGIICLNGAAARLCQKGDIVIIISYALMEDMEAINYKPKIVFVDEKNCPL from the coding sequence ATGCAGAGAATCATGATAAAATCAAAAATCCATAGGGCGACAGTAACAGATGCAAATATCAATTATGAAGGTTCCATTACAATTGATAAACAGCTTATGGAACTTTCGAATATAATTCCCGGAGAAAAGGTTCAGATTGTAAACATAAATAATGGAGCAAGACTTGAAACATATGTAATAGAAGGGAAAGAAAATTCAGGCATTATCTGCCTTAATGGTGCAGCTGCAAGACTGTGCCAGAAAGGTGATATTGTAATCATTATATCATATGCACTTATGGAAGATATGGAAGCAATAAATTACAAACCTAAAATTGTCTTTGTAGATGAAAAGAACTGCCCTCTATAG
- a CDS encoding cytidine deaminase, whose protein sequence is MEYDSLIKIAKEVRNMAYAPYSNFKVGACCIAENGNIYKGCNIENASYGLSNCAERTALFNAYSNGDTKLKALAVVADTEKPISPCGACRQVIYELGGEDIDVIMGNLKGEYIIKKSKDLLPGAFSSKDLSMKRWYV, encoded by the coding sequence ATGGAATATGACAGTCTTATAAAGATAGCAAAAGAGGTAAGGAATATGGCATATGCACCATATTCAAATTTTAAAGTAGGGGCATGTTGTATAGCTGAAAATGGAAATATATACAAAGGATGTAATATTGAAAATGCATCATACGGACTCTCAAATTGTGCTGAAAGGACTGCTCTATTTAATGCATATTCAAACGGAGATACTAAACTGAAAGCATTAGCGGTTGTGGCTGATACGGAAAAGCCTATATCACCATGCGGTGCATGCAGACAGGTGATATATGAACTTGGGGGAGAAGACATTGATGTAATAATGGGGAATTTAAAAGGTGAGTATATAATAAAAAAATCTAAGGATTTGCTGCCGGGAGCATTTTCTTCAAAGGATTTATCCATGAAGCGCTGGTATGTATAA
- the panB gene encoding 3-methyl-2-oxobutanoate hydroxymethyltransferase, producing the protein MNEKITVSTLKKYKQTGKKITALTAYDFPTAKILDESGIDMILVGDSLGMVVLGYESTLPVTMDDMVHHTKAVTRGVKRSFVMADMPFMSYSISKETTMQNAARLIAEGNAQSIKIEGGCEVAPIIKLIVDAGIPVIGHLGLTPQYINQLGGYKIQGKDMEKAKKIMKDAKTLEEAGICALVLECVPSELAKDITENISIPTIGIGAGPYCDGQILVTHDMLGITQGHRPKFVKQYANIDEIMKNGLKNYVNDVESGSFPSKEHSFTTEKRENK; encoded by the coding sequence ATGAATGAAAAAATAACCGTATCAACACTTAAAAAATATAAACAAACCGGTAAGAAGATTACCGCACTTACCGCATATGATTTCCCAACTGCAAAAATACTCGATGAAAGCGGTATTGACATGATTTTAGTAGGCGACTCACTTGGAATGGTTGTTCTTGGATATGAAAGCACATTACCTGTTACCATGGATGACATGGTACATCATACAAAAGCCGTAACACGAGGTGTAAAAAGGTCATTTGTTATGGCAGATATGCCATTTATGTCCTATTCTATTTCAAAAGAAACCACTATGCAAAATGCAGCAAGGCTTATTGCGGAAGGCAATGCGCAATCAATAAAAATTGAAGGCGGCTGTGAAGTAGCACCTATTATAAAGTTAATAGTAGATGCAGGCATTCCGGTCATAGGACATTTAGGACTTACGCCCCAATACATAAATCAATTGGGAGGATATAAGATACAAGGAAAAGATATGGAAAAAGCAAAAAAAATCATGAAGGATGCAAAAACTTTAGAAGAAGCCGGTATCTGCGCTCTTGTTTTAGAATGTGTTCCATCAGAACTGGCAAAAGATATTACAGAAAACATATCAATACCTACAATCGGAATAGGTGCGGGACCTTATTGCGATGGTCAAATCCTTGTTACACATGATATGTTGGGAATTACTCAAGGACACAGACCAAAATTTGTAAAACAATATGCAAATATAGATGAAATCATGAAAAATGGTCTTAAAAATTATGTAAATGATGTAGAATCAGGAAGCTTTCCTTCAAAAGAACATTCATTTACAACTGAAAAGAGAGAAAATAAATGA
- the panC gene encoding pantoate--beta-alanine ligase, with the protein MIIIDKISKLREIIAECRLSGKKIGLVPTMGYLHNGHLSLVKKAKEYSDFVCVSIFVNPIQFGENEDFAKYPRDLNRDTELLKETGCDLCFTPSVKEMYPNEILTSVSVDKLTDKLCGAYRPGHFTGVCTIVSKLFNIFTPDIAVFGQKDAQQLAVIKKMVEDLNFPIEIIKAPIIREKDGLAMSSRNIYLNEEERKAAVVLHKSLKEAEKLLLKNEKNPSNIINKVIEVLTTEPLCKIQYVSCVHPYTLEDLNEIKDKALIAIACYIGKTRLIDNLLWGEKI; encoded by the coding sequence ATGATAATCATAGATAAAATAAGTAAACTGAGAGAGATAATTGCGGAGTGCAGACTTTCCGGAAAAAAAATAGGACTTGTGCCAACAATGGGTTATCTTCATAATGGACATCTTTCCCTCGTAAAAAAAGCAAAGGAGTATTCAGATTTCGTTTGTGTCAGTATATTTGTAAATCCAATTCAGTTTGGGGAAAATGAAGATTTTGCAAAATATCCAAGGGACCTGAATAGAGATACTGAACTTTTAAAAGAAACAGGCTGTGACTTATGTTTCACACCTTCAGTCAAGGAAATGTATCCAAATGAAATATTAACATCAGTAAGTGTAGACAAACTTACAGATAAGCTCTGCGGTGCATACAGACCCGGTCATTTTACAGGTGTATGTACGATAGTATCTAAACTTTTCAACATATTTACACCTGATATAGCTGTATTTGGGCAAAAAGATGCACAACAACTTGCAGTGATAAAAAAAATGGTGGAGGATTTGAATTTTCCGATAGAGATTATTAAAGCTCCGATTATCAGGGAAAAGGACGGTCTTGCCATGAGCTCAAGAAATATTTATTTAAACGAGGAAGAAAGAAAAGCAGCAGTGGTTTTACACAAATCATTAAAGGAAGCCGAAAAACTTCTTTTAAAAAATGAAAAAAATCCCTCAAATATAATCAATAAAGTAATTGAAGTATTGACAACAGAACCTTTATGTAAAATACAATATGTATCATGTGTACATCCTTACACATTGGAGGATTTAAATGAAATTAAAGATAAAGCGCTTATTGCAATAGCATGTTATATCGGTAAAACAAGATTAATAGATAATCTACTATGGGGTGAAAAAATATAA